One Solanum lycopersicum chromosome 4, SLM_r2.1 DNA window includes the following coding sequences:
- the LOC138348098 gene encoding uncharacterized protein has protein sequence MEDRLRDFTRMNPPIFTEYKTSEDRHKFVDEVHKILVDLGSTKTEKAELASYQLKDATQTWCKIQIREAKVKELINLKQGSMTVKEFSLKFVKVCYFPGLSNRDEISRFLTGINGDQDEECRSAMLHDNMNLSRLMVYVQQVKDNHRKRGIRDARRPRPQDKKDPNHGGHRKNIGVREHEECRQGTDACFDYGKSGHVVRDCPQNRGQAGVNAQPRPNPQGAAAAEPRWRKKFYALKGSMLSFVTPLIALTFEIFLEVLHDPIVISDLPRLCCVDQGLLVDPKKTDAIKNWTKSLTPIDICSFLGLAGYYRRFIKGLSSIAAPLTTLTKKNAKFEWTEACEKSFQELKDRLTSATVKAYASRQLKVIEKNYPTHDLELAIVVFALKL, from the exons ATGGAGGACAGGCTGCGTGACTTTacgaggatgaaccctcctatttTCACAGAGTATAAGACATCAGAAGATCGTCATAAGTTTGTGGACGAGGTGCATAAAATTTTGGTGGATTTGGGGTCCACAAAAACAGAGAAAGCTGAGTTGGCTTCCTATCAGCTCAAGGATGCtacacagacttggtgcaaaat ACAGATTAGAGAAGCCAAGGTTAAGGAGTTAATCAACCTTAAACAAGGATCCATGACAGTCAAAGAGTTTTCCCTAAAGTTTGTTAAG gtatgctacttcccTGGTTTAAGCAACAGGGATGAAATAAGCAggttcctcacaggaatcaatGGAGACCAGGATGAGGAGTGTCGGtctgcgatgctccatgataatatgaacCTTTCAAGGTTGATGGTATATGTCCAGCAAGTGAAGGATAACCACAGAAAGAGGGGTATTCGTGATGCAAGGAGGCCTAGGCCACAAGATAAGAAAGATCCTAACCATGGAGGCCACAGAAAAAACATTGGCGTCCGTGAGCA TGAAGAGTGCAGACAAGGCACTGATGCGTGCTTCGATTACGGTAAGAGTGGGCACGTGGTTAGAGATTGCCCACAGAACAGAGGTCAGGCTGGAGTTAATGCTCAACCTAGGCCTAATCCACAGGGTGCAGCAGCAGCCGAGCCTCGTTGGAGGAAGAAGTTCTATGCCCTGAAGG ggtctatgCTTTCATTTGTAACTCCTTTGATTGCtctcacttttgagatatttcttgaagttctgcatgatcctatagtg atcagtgaccttcctagGTTATGTTGTGTCGATCAAGGGTTATTGGTGGACCCCAAGAAGACTGATGCTATTAAGAACTGGACAAAATCTCTTACTCCCATAGATATATGTAGCTTCTTaggattggctggttactaccgcaggttCATAAAGGGCTTatcttccattgctgccccactGACAACTCTGACTAAGAAGAAtgccaagtttgaatggacagaggcttgtgagaagagtttccaggagctcaaggacagactcacttcagccacg GTGAAAGCCTATGCATCAAGACAACTCAAGGTTattgagaagaattatcccactcatgacctagAGTTAGCAAttgtggtgtttgcactaaagCTGTAG